In one window of Patescibacteria group bacterium DNA:
- a CDS encoding glycosyltransferase family 1 protein, with product MRIGIDARSLLEPHPSGVSFYTQQLIRALLALPDRTDTLVLFTSGWSKPKLEFPSEVEWHHLPWPNKLFHGLSLFGLAPKIDRILGGVDVLFLPNWNFFPHSRKIPYVLTVHDCALYLYPHLLSRKQRLWHRLIQPTRLMKQAKHIITVSQSTQQDVKTNHVTTILSGPPQRVASALVPNLPDNYVVMFGGRDARKNIPVLPNINVVIIGDGSPLGYLTEAQKWYVLEHAQALVYPSLYEGFGFPPLEAWQAGVPVIASFAGAIPEICGQAALYVNPYSNHDIQLAVTTVLQDERLRTRLIEAGKEQLKKFSWEQTARDTLRVLRQAVY from the coding sequence ATGCGCATTGGGATTGATGCTCGCTCGTTGTTAGAGCCGCATCCATCGGGGGTTAGTTTTTATACACAGCAACTCATTCGAGCTTTGTTGGCTTTGCCTGATCGTACCGATACGCTGGTGTTATTTACCTCTGGTTGGTCAAAACCAAAATTGGAATTTCCATCTGAAGTTGAATGGCACCATTTACCTTGGCCAAATAAGCTCTTTCATGGGCTGAGTTTATTTGGCTTGGCACCTAAGATAGATCGTATCTTAGGTGGAGTAGATGTGCTATTTTTACCCAATTGGAATTTTTTTCCACACAGTAGAAAAATCCCGTATGTTTTAACCGTGCATGATTGTGCGCTTTATCTTTATCCACATTTACTCTCCCGTAAACAACGTCTCTGGCACCGGTTAATTCAACCAACGCGGTTGATGAAACAAGCCAAACATATTATTACTGTCTCACAATCTACGCAGCAAGATGTTAAAACTAATCATGTTACGACTATTTTATCTGGTCCACCGCAACGCGTGGCTAGTGCACTGGTACCAAACTTGCCTGATAATTATGTGGTGATGTTTGGTGGGCGTGATGCTAGAAAAAATATTCCGGTTCTACCCAATATCAATGTAGTTATAATTGGCGATGGCTCACCCCTGGGATATTTAACCGAAGCGCAGAAGTGGTATGTTTTAGAACATGCTCAAGCACTAGTGTACCCAAGTTTATATGAAGGGTTTGGTTTTCCGCCACTGGAAGCTTGGCAAGCGGGTGTGCCGGTGATTGCCAGTTTTGCCGGTGCCATTCCTGAAATCTGTGGACAAGCCGCTCTCTATGTTAACCCCTATTCGAATCATGATATCCAGCTGGCCGTTACTACAGTACTGCAGGATGAGAGGTTGAGGACGAGGTTAATTGAAGCTGGTAAAGAACAACTTAAAAAATTTTCTTGGGAACAAACCGCGCGGGACACATTGCGAGTTCTACGCCAGGCGGTATACTAA
- a CDS encoding glycosyltransferase, with amino-acid sequence MKLALVHDHLAQDGGAEKVLAAFQQIWPEAPTYVLVHNKQAANAAFRDKDIRTSFLQHWPGGVKHYQWFFPVMPSAVESYDLMEYDVILSSTASFAKGVITRPDTLHICYCHTPTRYLWSDTHDYVQELEVNWLVKRFLPFFLTYVRMWDKLAADRVDQFLANSTLVRNRINKYYHKTAPIIYPPVDNKQFSIGEVKDYFLTGGRIVAYKRFDLVVEAFKHLGRKLVVFGTGPELDHLRALASDNIVFVGRVDDAELAKLYQGCMAFINPQIEDFGITMVEAMASGRPIIAYRAGGAQEIVQPGVTGEFFDYQTWEDLADMVIRFDHTKYQPQTIRDFALTFSTEQFQTKIKAYVENAYREFTLNH; translated from the coding sequence ATGAAATTAGCCTTAGTGCATGATCATCTGGCTCAAGACGGTGGTGCCGAAAAAGTCTTAGCCGCCTTTCAACAAATTTGGCCGGAAGCGCCGACTTATGTGTTAGTGCATAACAAACAAGCCGCCAATGCCGCGTTTCGGGATAAAGATATTCGGACGTCATTTTTGCAGCATTGGCCAGGTGGCGTAAAACATTATCAGTGGTTTTTCCCAGTCATGCCCAGTGCTGTGGAAAGTTATGATTTGATGGAATATGATGTGATTCTTTCCAGCACAGCCTCTTTTGCCAAGGGTGTTATCACCCGGCCTGATACATTACATATTTGTTATTGTCATACTCCCACGCGTTATTTATGGAGTGATACGCACGATTATGTGCAAGAATTAGAGGTCAACTGGTTAGTAAAACGTTTCTTGCCGTTCTTTTTAACGTATGTGCGGATGTGGGATAAATTAGCCGCTGATCGTGTGGATCAGTTTTTGGCTAATTCAACCTTGGTGCGTAACCGCATCAATAAATATTATCATAAAACGGCGCCGATTATTTATCCGCCAGTTGATAATAAACAATTTAGTATTGGTGAGGTGAAAGATTATTTTTTAACCGGTGGCCGCATTGTGGCGTACAAACGGTTTGATTTGGTAGTGGAAGCCTTTAAACATTTAGGCCGCAAGTTGGTTGTTTTTGGCACCGGTCCAGAACTGGATCATTTGCGTGCTTTGGCTAGTGATAATATTGTATTCGTTGGTCGGGTTGATGATGCTGAGTTAGCTAAACTATATCAAGGTTGTATGGCTTTTATTAATCCACAAATCGAGGATTTTGGTATTACCATGGTTGAAGCAATGGCCTCAGGGCGACCAATTATTGCCTATCGCGCCGGTGGGGCGCAAGAAATTGTTCAGCCTGGTGTGACGGGCGAGTTTTTCGACTATCAAACCTGGGAAGATTTGGCTGACATGGTCATTCGGTTTGATCATACTAAATACCAGCCACAGACAATTCGTGATTTTGCTCTAACTTTTTCCACTGAACAATTTCAAACAAAAATTAAGGCGTACGTGGAAAACGCCTATCGTGAGTTTACACTTAATCATTGA
- a CDS encoding sugar transferase has protein sequence MKRIELIIAGILVPLDYCLVVLSGWLSYNSRFLNFVTGIRAVQYPLPYTDFIKLLFISAFLMVVIFAWNGMYETTGTRRIVDELRKIVLASSTGILIIMIVLFFNRDLFSSRYIILLTWIISIVLVSGARLVVILVERALFKRGIGVHRVLLLGASRSAAILDKAFRTSPTLGYVVVERAQHLSTDIVEKLKKIVRVKQIDEIIVADQDLSRQQIVQLIDFSKTHHLAFKYAADIFDSKLSHVVMRPVADIPLMELQRTPLQGWGKIFKRTIDVIFSLLALLVFGPIMLLTALAVKLDSPGNVIYRNRRVGEQGKLFDTLKFRSMKQEYCIGEQYSHNAEALDLEKKLIAEQSIKAGPVYKIKDDPRVTRVGRIIRQLSLDEFPQFINVLKGEMSVVGPRPHQPREVEKYADAQKSILSMKPGVTGMAQISGRSDLEFIDEIRLDTYYMENWSIILDLYIIFKTPFILLQKRKAL, from the coding sequence ATGAAAAGAATCGAATTAATTATCGCAGGTATCTTAGTGCCTTTGGACTACTGTTTAGTAGTTTTATCTGGTTGGTTAAGTTACAACAGCCGGTTTTTGAATTTTGTCACCGGTATTAGAGCCGTACAATATCCGTTGCCTTACACGGATTTTATTAAGCTATTGTTTATTAGCGCGTTCTTGATGGTGGTTATCTTTGCTTGGAACGGTATGTATGAAACAACCGGCACCAGACGGATTGTTGATGAATTACGAAAAATTGTTCTAGCTAGTTCCACCGGAATACTCATCATCATGATCGTGTTATTTTTTAACCGTGATTTATTTTCGTCTCGTTATATTATTTTATTAACTTGGATAATCAGCATCGTATTAGTATCAGGCGCTCGTTTGGTAGTTATTTTAGTGGAACGGGCTTTGTTCAAACGGGGAATTGGGGTACATCGCGTGTTATTGCTGGGTGCCTCGCGCTCAGCGGCTATTTTAGATAAGGCTTTTCGTACCAGTCCAACTTTAGGTTATGTCGTAGTAGAACGAGCCCAACACCTCTCCACCGATATTGTTGAGAAATTAAAAAAGATTGTGCGCGTCAAACAAATCGATGAAATTATTGTGGCCGATCAAGATTTATCCCGACAACAAATTGTGCAATTGATTGATTTCAGTAAAACCCATCATTTGGCGTTCAAATATGCGGCGGATATTTTTGATAGTAAATTATCTCATGTAGTGATGCGACCGGTAGCGGATATTCCCTTAATGGAATTGCAGCGCACACCGTTGCAAGGTTGGGGTAAAATATTTAAACGGACGATTGATGTAATATTTTCTTTACTGGCTTTGCTTGTGTTTGGTCCAATTATGTTATTAACAGCGCTGGCTGTGAAATTAGATTCACCGGGTAATGTCATATATCGCAATCGGCGCGTTGGTGAACAAGGTAAACTTTTTGATACATTGAAATTTCGTTCCATGAAACAAGAATATTGTATCGGGGAGCAATATAGCCACAATGCTGAAGCGTTAGACTTAGAAAAAAAATTAATTGCTGAACAGAGTATTAAAGCTGGCCCGGTTTATAAAATTAAAGATGATCCACGGGTGACCAGAGTTGGACGGATTATTCGACAATTATCTTTAGATGAGTTTCCTCAGTTCATTAATGTATTAAAAGGGGAGATGAGTGTAGTTGGCCCACGCCCACATCAACCGCGCGAGGTAGAAAAATATGCCGATGCCCAAAAATCAATTTTAAGTATGAAGCCAGGTGTTACCGGCATGGCGCAAATTTCCGGACGCTCAGACCTAGAGTTTATTGATGAAATCAGATTAGATACTTATTACATGGAGAATTGGAGCATTATATTAGATTTATATATTATTTTTAAGACGCCCTTTATTTTATTGCAAAAACGTAAAGCTCTATGA
- a CDS encoding ribonuclease HI family protein has translation MTTITFFTDGGARGNPGPAASGAYSPELGEFKKYLGHATNNQAEYTAIILALEAAVAYQQDHPQLQEIKFFMDSELAVKQLKREYKVKNPELQKLFLKVWNLTTKFHKVTFTHVRREYNKDADRLVNEAIDEALTKSS, from the coding sequence ATGACAACTATTACATTTTTTACCGACGGTGGTGCGCGCGGCAATCCTGGCCCGGCTGCTAGTGGAGCTTATAGCCCTGAATTGGGTGAATTTAAAAAATATTTGGGTCACGCTACCAATAATCAAGCTGAGTATACTGCCATTATATTGGCGCTAGAAGCCGCCGTGGCTTATCAACAAGATCATCCACAATTACAAGAGATCAAGTTTTTTATGGATTCAGAATTAGCTGTCAAACAATTAAAGCGTGAGTATAAAGTGAAAAATCCGGAATTACAAAAACTATTTCTTAAAGTGTGGAATCTCACCACCAAATTCCACAAGGTTACTTTTACCCATGTGCGGCGAGAATATAATAAAGACGCTGATCGGTTAGTGAATGAAGCCATTGATGAGGCGTTGACAAAATCCTCATAA
- a CDS encoding fused MFS/spermidine synthase, whose amino-acid sequence MTTKQFGYNIYVFVCGAAVMMLEFAASRLLAPFFGSSIFVWGNIIGVVLMALSLGYYVGGKLADRYPNIKTVSLLVLLASIASSLIPVMTNLLVRPLTFGLAFSIIGSFVVIVILFALPIFLLGMVSPFMIRLATSNINTAGATAGSLYAWSTMGSILGTFGSAFLVVPLLGSRETIYLSALSLALIGVISLRQIKYIPVILLPIVLYLIFYAIPVRAETNIIEQGETYYQYYVVSEEPDRYLLQYNEGLGTQSYYMKEGINTDSYYDYLAQVPELLEQPNNTLVLGLAGGTLTRELTTLYPALHLTGVEIDPAIVGVAKKYFHLDDQPINIVIADGRQFIKFTDQQYDIIYMDVFTNEYYIPWHMTTVEFFEELAARQPTNGLVAMNIGSTSEHTLLFETMLTTMQQVYPYVYIKPVPNSLNYVVVASRQDFSHAGFTSFSPSQARQVLTDNRAPVELYTETMVLKYITAHL is encoded by the coding sequence ATGACCACTAAACAGTTTGGTTATAACATTTATGTGTTTGTGTGTGGGGCTGCCGTGATGATGTTGGAGTTTGCCGCCTCGCGCTTATTGGCACCATTTTTTGGTAGCTCCATTTTTGTCTGGGGAAATATTATCGGCGTGGTGTTAATGGCACTCTCACTGGGTTATTATGTTGGCGGAAAATTAGCCGATCGTTATCCAAATATAAAAACGGTTAGTCTATTAGTGTTATTGGCCAGTATCGCCAGTAGTTTAATACCGGTGATGACCAATCTTTTGGTTCGACCCCTCACGTTTGGTTTAGCTTTTAGTATTATTGGTTCGTTCGTGGTAATAGTAATCCTATTTGCCCTGCCGATTTTTTTACTCGGTATGGTTAGCCCATTTATGATTCGCCTGGCCACATCTAACATTAATACCGCCGGTGCTACGGCTGGTTCATTGTATGCCTGGTCTACTATGGGAAGTATTTTAGGTACGTTTGGTAGTGCTTTTTTAGTCGTGCCATTATTAGGTAGTAGAGAAACTATTTATCTATCAGCTCTCTCATTGGCGTTGATTGGAGTGATAAGTTTGCGCCAGATAAAATATATTCCAGTAATATTATTACCAATAGTTTTGTATCTAATTTTTTACGCTATACCCGTACGCGCCGAAACAAATATTATTGAACAAGGTGAAACTTATTATCAATATTATGTTGTCAGTGAAGAACCGGATCGGTATTTATTGCAGTACAATGAAGGTTTAGGCACGCAATCTTATTATATGAAAGAGGGGATAAACACTGATAGTTATTATGATTATCTAGCGCAGGTGCCAGAGTTATTAGAACAACCAAACAATACTTTAGTGTTAGGTTTAGCCGGAGGAACATTAACGCGTGAATTAACTACACTGTATCCGGCATTACATCTCACCGGTGTGGAAATTGATCCGGCAATAGTAGGAGTGGCAAAAAAATACTTTCATTTGGATGACCAACCGATCAATATTGTTATAGCCGATGGGCGGCAATTTATTAAATTCACCGATCAACAATACGATATTATTTATATGGATGTGTTTACTAATGAGTATTACATTCCCTGGCACATGACGACGGTTGAGTTTTTTGAGGAATTAGCCGCCCGACAACCCACTAATGGTTTAGTGGCGATGAATATTGGTAGTACTAGTGAACATACCCTGTTATTTGAAACTATGTTGACTACCATGCAACAGGTGTATCCGTACGTGTATATTAAACCAGTACCGAACTCGCTTAACTATGTTGTGGTAGCGTCACGGCAAGATTTTTCTCATGCTGGTTTTACATCTTTTTCACCCAGCCAAGCGCGCCAAGTTTTAACCGATAATCGAGCGCCGGTTGAGTTGTATACTGAAACTATGGTTTTAAAATATATCACTGCACACTTATGA
- the recJ gene encoding single-stranded-DNA-specific exonuclease RecJ, with amino-acid sequence MKVRYQVAAAPPQDWLQNFPELHPAVAGILYRLGITTTEQVEHFLKPNYEQDQHDPWLFADMPKVVDRIILARDQNESVLIYGDYDADGVCSTVLLYTALQQIGVKNLAVYLPHRDTEGYGLNLSAVEKFAQDKVNLIITVDCGISNVTEIARAKKLGMDVIVTDHHVEPPQLPEEALAIINPQVKRCGYPWPMLAGVGVAFKVVQALRQHLKLDEGFEKWLLDLVAISTITDCMPLVDENRTLVKYGLVVLNKTHRLGLQALIAATHKPAALVTTGSIAFKIGPWINAAGRIDHANMAVALLLAESTEQATLEAQNLSDTNTSRQEQTETMYQEAKLQADTQTDQPVVFVFADAWPIGLIGLVAGKLVSKFHKPAFVMTLNQGKVFGSGRSVPGVDLIHTLQRMSDKFASYGGHAMACGFSLLSDVTRDIFSKQFLITVADQLAALPTEHVIELAAELTVSEVTWDFFEQLQQLEPWGEGNREPLFKLNDVPVKDFQVLGQKQNHLRLVLGDDKYQLKVIAFGYGDKAEQLHLGDKINLVGHIGMNVWNDRKDLQFMVEDWL; translated from the coding sequence ATGAAGGTACGCTATCAGGTAGCGGCTGCACCACCCCAGGACTGGTTGCAGAACTTTCCAGAATTGCATCCCGCGGTGGCTGGCATTTTGTATCGCTTAGGTATTACTACCACTGAGCAAGTCGAACACTTTTTAAAACCGAATTACGAACAAGATCAGCATGACCCCTGGTTGTTTGCTGATATGCCGAAAGTAGTTGACCGTATTATTCTGGCGCGCGATCAAAACGAGTCAGTTTTGATTTATGGTGATTATGATGCTGATGGGGTATGTTCGACAGTTTTGCTCTATACAGCGTTACAACAAATTGGTGTGAAGAACTTAGCGGTGTATTTACCACATCGTGATACGGAAGGCTATGGCTTGAATCTTTCCGCAGTTGAAAAATTTGCACAGGATAAAGTTAATCTAATAATTACAGTTGATTGTGGTATCTCTAATGTCACAGAAATAGCTCGTGCCAAAAAGTTGGGGATGGATGTGATCGTGACCGACCATCATGTTGAACCGCCGCAGTTACCGGAGGAGGCTTTAGCCATTATCAATCCACAAGTGAAACGGTGTGGCTACCCCTGGCCAATGTTAGCTGGTGTGGGTGTGGCCTTTAAAGTGGTACAGGCATTGCGACAGCATCTAAAATTAGACGAAGGTTTTGAAAAATGGCTCTTAGATTTAGTGGCGATTAGTACCATCACCGATTGTATGCCATTAGTTGATGAAAATCGCACTTTAGTAAAATATGGTTTGGTGGTTTTAAACAAAACTCATCGTTTAGGTTTACAAGCTTTGATTGCGGCAACGCATAAACCAGCTGCACTGGTAACCACCGGTAGTATTGCTTTCAAAATTGGGCCTTGGATCAATGCGGCGGGTAGAATTGATCATGCTAATATGGCCGTGGCGCTGTTGTTAGCTGAATCTACTGAGCAAGCTACATTAGAAGCACAAAATTTATCTGATACGAACACGTCTCGTCAGGAGCAAACCGAGACGATGTATCAAGAGGCTAAACTGCAAGCTGACACACAAACCGATCAGCCGGTAGTATTTGTTTTTGCAGACGCTTGGCCAATTGGTTTAATTGGACTAGTAGCGGGAAAACTGGTTTCTAAATTTCACAAACCGGCCTTTGTTATGACGTTGAATCAAGGCAAAGTGTTTGGATCTGGGCGCAGTGTCCCTGGAGTTGATTTGATTCATACTTTACAACGCATGTCAGATAAGTTTGCTAGTTATGGTGGCCATGCCATGGCCTGTGGTTTTAGTTTATTATCAGATGTGACGCGTGACATTTTTAGTAAACAGTTTTTAATTACTGTAGCAGATCAATTAGCGGCTTTACCGACCGAACATGTTATCGAACTGGCAGCCGAACTAACTGTATCAGAAGTGACTTGGGATTTCTTTGAGCAATTACAACAACTTGAGCCCTGGGGCGAGGGGAATCGGGAACCATTATTTAAATTAAATGATGTGCCAGTAAAGGATTTTCAAGTGTTGGGTCAAAAACAAAATCATCTTAGATTAGTGTTGGGTGATGACAAGTATCAACTTAAAGTAATTGCGTTTGGTTATGGCGATAAAGCTGAACAGCTACATTTAGGAGATAAAATTAATTTAGTGGGTCATATCGGTATGAATGTTTGGAATGATCGAAAGGATTTACAATTTATGGTGGAAGATTGGTTATGA
- a CDS encoding NUDIX domain-containing protein has translation MTPIISKTNSLQRTKQKSVGAVILNAKQQVLIMYSAKNHYWEFPKGKVESGEKELDTLKREIFEETGIQRFRLHPRFREYLYYRFRVKNLLIQKVVVYYLFKTGAEIKVSDEHKDFKWVELNDVAHYLKHINQRDLIKRVRLFLAKHPL, from the coding sequence ATGACCCCAATCATCTCAAAGACCAACTCACTGCAACGCACTAAGCAAAAAAGTGTCGGCGCCGTTATTTTAAATGCCAAACAACAGGTCTTAATTATGTATTCGGCCAAGAATCATTATTGGGAATTTCCGAAGGGTAAAGTTGAATCAGGCGAGAAAGAACTCGATACATTAAAACGCGAGATTTTTGAAGAAACCGGCATTCAGCGCTTTCGCTTACATCCACGGTTTCGGGAATATCTCTATTATCGGTTTCGTGTGAAAAATTTACTCATACAAAAAGTCGTGGTGTATTATTTATTCAAAACCGGTGCTGAAATAAAAGTGTCCGACGAGCATAAAGATTTTAAGTGGGTGGAACTCAATGATGTGGCTCATTATCTCAAACACATTAATCAACGTGATTTGATCAAGCGGGTGCGGCTATTTTTAGCGAAACATCCACTATGA
- a CDS encoding HD domain-containing protein, translated as MRLPTDVEVDELYQRFHTPTNIREHMRVVAAIATELGRYHKINIPLLDSAARLHDLVRLPQQWEFLPVGIHTPAPHAEINYLLLKDNFPEVATLIRSHSLMTLLVEQPFITDEAKLLYYADKRVNHATIVSVTDRLTLGQERWQVTAQTDRTPELLDKLFTLESNLFKPIPYDPNHLKDQLTATH; from the coding sequence ATGAGGCTGCCGACGGATGTTGAGGTTGATGAGTTGTATCAACGTTTTCATACACCAACTAATATCCGGGAGCATATGCGTGTGGTAGCGGCGATTGCTACAGAGTTAGGTCGCTATCATAAAATCAATATACCATTGTTAGATAGTGCGGCGCGGTTGCACGATCTCGTTCGTTTGCCGCAACAGTGGGAATTTTTGCCGGTTGGTATTCATACACCGGCGCCACACGCGGAGATTAATTATCTTTTGCTCAAAGATAATTTTCCGGAGGTAGCAACTTTAATCCGGTCTCATAGTTTGATGACATTATTAGTGGAGCAACCGTTTATCACGGATGAAGCAAAATTGCTTTATTATGCCGACAAGCGTGTTAATCATGCCACCATCGTCTCTGTGACAGATCGATTAACCCTTGGCCAAGAACGCTGGCAGGTAACAGCTCAAACCGATCGCACGCCAGAATTATTAGACAAATTATTTACCCTCGAATCAAACTTGTTTAAACCCATCCCATATGACCCCAATCATCTCAAAGACCAACTCACTGCAACGCACTAA
- a CDS encoding ribose-phosphate pyrophosphokinase, producing MKANLTGKVILSGKSNLPLAKKIARELGLSLGKCEAKQFSDGETYVHIEENIKDKVVYIIQSGSIPADHNLFELLALVHAAKAMQPKRIVAVVPFFPYRRMEKTVRSGESTTFALVADLLHAVGIDKIICMDLHKHRSKRFFKFQRKELTAFDVIIERLRHKKLHNFVVVAPDKGSMPASKRYARELGVPLVKSFKTRKKHDEAIISHLEGDVKDKDVFIVDDEINTAGTLAGVVEKLKQQGARNIYFACTHGVLSGPAIERLTKIKIREVIVTDTIDIPAEKLLGKIKQLSVANIFAAAIREDR from the coding sequence ATGAAAGCCAATCTCACCGGTAAGGTGATACTAAGCGGCAAATCAAATCTCCCGTTAGCGAAAAAGATCGCTCGCGAATTAGGGCTATCACTGGGTAAGTGTGAAGCCAAACAATTTTCTGACGGTGAAACCTATGTTCATATTGAAGAAAATATTAAAGATAAAGTAGTATATATAATCCAAAGTGGATCAATTCCGGCCGATCATAATCTATTTGAATTATTGGCTTTAGTACATGCGGCTAAAGCCATGCAACCTAAACGTATAGTGGCGGTGGTGCCGTTTTTTCCGTATCGCCGTATGGAAAAAACTGTTCGGTCAGGTGAGTCCACCACGTTTGCCCTGGTCGCCGATTTACTCCATGCGGTGGGCATTGATAAAATTATCTGCATGGATTTACACAAACACCGCAGTAAGCGGTTTTTTAAATTCCAGCGTAAAGAATTAACTGCTTTTGATGTTATCATTGAGCGCTTGCGTCATAAAAAACTCCATAATTTTGTGGTGGTAGCCCCAGATAAGGGGAGTATGCCGGCATCTAAGCGCTATGCCCGTGAATTAGGTGTACCTCTAGTAAAATCTTTCAAGACGCGCAAAAAGCATGATGAGGCTATCATTAGTCATTTAGAGGGCGATGTAAAAGACAAAGATGTTTTCATTGTGGATGATGAAATTAATACGGCCGGTACATTAGCCGGTGTAGTAGAAAAACTGAAACAACAAGGAGCCCGCAATATTTATTTTGCCTGTACCCATGGGGTTTTATCTGGCCCAGCCATTGAACGCCTAACCAAAATTAAAATTCGCGAAGTGATTGTCACTGATACCATCGATATTCCGGCCGAAAAACTTTTAGGTAAAATCAAACAATTAAGTGTTGCCAATATTTTCGCCGCAGCCATTCGGGAAGATCGGTAG
- a CDS encoding NAD(P)H-hydrate dehydratase gives MVHKGDNGILYIVAGSKQYHGALWYAVMAAEPLVDLIYVDTDTSNKSLVNSLKQLHSSIILVPPRQRATYLNKSDAVLLGPGLGRNSLARNLVNKIMLHPQRPAKVVIDADGLWFLQKKWLDSNMILTPHPGEYKRLFGRLTPAAAARTVPAVILAKGVRTAICQNGNCEYNTGGIVHLTKGGIGDVLAGVVAGLACTQPPYQATQLASQLVAKAEQIIYRRYNRFATTSQLLEQLPLTYKKYFSHESQSHR, from the coding sequence ATGGTTCATAAAGGTGATAACGGTATTCTCTATATTGTAGCTGGATCAAAACAGTATCATGGGGCTTTATGGTACGCCGTGATGGCGGCTGAACCGTTAGTGGATTTAATTTATGTGGATACAGATACCAGCAATAAATCTTTGGTTAATTCATTAAAACAATTACACTCGAGTATAATTTTAGTCCCACCTAGACAGCGGGCAACTTATTTAAACAAAAGTGATGCGGTTTTACTTGGCCCCGGTTTGGGTAGAAATAGTTTGGCGCGTAATCTGGTCAATAAGATTATGTTGCATCCACAGCGGCCAGCTAAGGTGGTGATTGATGCTGATGGTTTATGGTTTTTACAAAAAAAATGGTTGGATTCTAATATGATTTTAACACCACATCCGGGAGAATATAAAAGATTATTTGGTAGACTTACCCCAGCGGCGGCTGCCCGCACGGTGCCAGCGGTAATTTTAGCGAAGGGGGTTAGAACTGCAATTTGCCAAAATGGAAATTGTGAGTATAATACTGGAGGAATCGTTCATCTAACTAAGGGTGGTATTGGTGATGTTTTAGCCGGAGTGGTGGCTGGTTTAGCTTGTACTCAACCACCGTATCAGGCCACACAATTGGCCAGCCAGCTAGTCGCTAAAGCCGAGCAGATAATCTATCGGCGGTATAATCGATTTGCCACGACTAGTCAGTTACTTGAACAACTGCCACTAACGTATAAAAAATATTTCTCACATGAAAGCCAATCTCACCGGTAA
- a CDS encoding GxxExxY protein, with product MSNIKQQYIQSELTSRIIQTCIRVHNILGPGYNEVIYQRALDRELWKHQIDHNREVWLDIIYDGIKIGTKRVDFVIENVIVEIKAKAQFDPQDYFQTISYLKASRYVLALLVNFGSQKVEVKRFINQQSRPINR from the coding sequence ATGTCTAACATCAAACAGCAATACATTCAGTCAGAATTAACTTCCAGAATCATCCAAACCTGTATTCGAGTTCATAATATTCTTGGACCTGGGTATAATGAAGTGATTTATCAACGAGCATTGGATAGGGAATTATGGAAACATCAAATTGATCATAATCGAGAGGTGTGGTTGGATATTATATATGATGGTATAAAAATTGGCACTAAACGTGTAGATTTTGTTATTGAAAATGTGATTGTTGAAATTAAAGCTAAAGCTCAGTTTGATCCACAAGATTATTTTCAGACTATTTCTTATTTGAAAGCATCGAGATATGTCTTAGCATTACTAGTAAACTTTGGTAGTCAGAAAGTGGAAGTAAAACGATTTATCAACCAACAAAGTAGACCAATCAATCGGTAG